In Wolinella succinogenes DSM 1740, a single genomic region encodes these proteins:
- a CDS encoding DNA polymerase III subunit gamma/tau has protein sequence MSQALALKYRPTRFEDLIGQDPISQTLSLALDSGRLSHAYLFSGLRGSGKTSSARIFSKALNCAQGPSSTPCDVCENCLAAKEGRHMDIIEMDAASSRKIDDIRDLIEQTKYHPAMGRFKIFIIDEVHMLTKEAFNALLKTLEEPPPYVKFILATTDPLKLPATILSRTQHFRFKKIAHRDVIAHIQKILHLENVPFEPEALEMIARSGGGSLRDTLTLLDQSIIFCKGNLTPALVAQMLGLVDPELLERLFDAIFSHDEPTLSELLKELELHETEMVLEEIAIFLKEKLSQNHPQYPLGMLDRFFRIIADSQTLLSLGSHNAFVLTLTILKMKEALKIKEIDGMIEELEQELFSKNPAKPLAPSPLAPPLPVVSNPPSGSIATPNKEALFEHLKAKIYDRNYDLGECFEKNIRFVDFSEGILSWSSRAEGECKERLKDAYSVIKHFVKEVYGIEASIKQVTLPPPEAHDEEPAPPPLPSLEDSPPEESLEPEGSGCVASMLEESSAPCEDSKEKLTEAILESPLVSAAKELLEVKKIIVRSKV, from the coding sequence ATGTCGCAAGCTCTCGCCCTAAAGTACCGACCCACGCGCTTTGAAGACCTCATCGGTCAAGACCCCATCTCTCAAACCCTCTCCCTCGCCCTAGATAGCGGCCGTCTCTCGCACGCCTATCTCTTCTCAGGGCTTCGAGGAAGCGGAAAAACCTCTAGTGCTCGAATCTTCTCTAAGGCGCTCAACTGCGCCCAAGGTCCCTCCAGCACCCCTTGTGATGTGTGCGAAAACTGCCTTGCCGCCAAAGAGGGCAGACACATGGATATCATCGAGATGGACGCGGCGAGCAGTCGAAAGATCGATGATATCCGCGACCTCATCGAGCAGACCAAATATCACCCCGCGATGGGACGATTTAAAATCTTCATCATCGATGAGGTTCATATGCTCACCAAAGAGGCTTTCAACGCCCTTCTCAAGACCCTTGAAGAGCCTCCGCCCTATGTGAAATTTATTCTGGCCACCACCGACCCCCTCAAGCTTCCTGCGACTATTTTAAGCCGCACTCAACATTTTCGATTCAAAAAGATTGCCCATCGCGATGTCATCGCTCACATTCAAAAGATTCTCCATCTTGAAAATGTCCCTTTTGAACCCGAAGCGCTGGAGATGATTGCTCGCAGCGGAGGAGGCTCATTACGTGATACGCTCACGCTTCTTGATCAATCCATCATCTTCTGCAAGGGGAATCTCACCCCCGCGCTCGTGGCGCAGATGTTGGGGCTGGTCGATCCAGAGCTTTTGGAGCGCCTCTTTGATGCGATCTTCTCCCATGATGAGCCAACCCTCTCAGAACTTCTCAAAGAGCTTGAGCTGCACGAAACCGAGATGGTGCTTGAGGAGATCGCCATTTTTCTCAAAGAGAAACTCTCCCAAAATCACCCTCAATATCCCCTGGGGATGCTGGATCGATTCTTCCGAATCATCGCCGATTCCCAGACTCTTCTCTCGCTGGGCAGCCATAATGCCTTTGTACTCACGCTCACGATTTTGAAGATGAAAGAGGCGCTCAAAATCAAAGAGATTGATGGAATGATTGAGGAGCTAGAGCAGGAGCTCTTCTCCAAAAATCCCGCCAAACCCCTTGCCCCCTCCCCCCTCGCGCCTCCCTTGCCCGTGGTGAGCAATCCCCCCTCTGGAAGCATAGCAACCCCTAACAAAGAGGCGCTCTTTGAGCATCTCAAAGCCAAAATCTATGATCGCAACTATGACCTTGGAGAGTGTTTCGAGAAAAACATCCGATTTGTGGATTTTAGCGAGGGGATTCTCTCTTGGAGCAGTCGCGCCGAGGGTGAGTGCAAAGAGCGCCTCAAAGACGCCTACAGCGTTATCAAGCATTTTGTCAAAGAGGTCTATGGAATCGAGGCCTCCATCAAGCAGGTCACCCTCCCCCCTCCCGAGGCCCACGATGAAGAGCCCGCCCCTCCCCCTCTCCCATCACTTGAAGATTCTCCCCCAGAAGAGTCCTTGGAACCCGAAGGGAGTGGCTGCGTCGCCTCAATGCTAGAGGAATCTAGCGCTCCTTGCGAAGATTCTAAAGAGAAACTCACTGAAGCCATCTTGGAGAGCCCCTTGGTAAGTGCAGCCAAAGAGCTTTTAGAGGTCAAAAAAATCATCGTTCGTTCCAAAGTCTAA
- the trpD gene encoding anthranilate phosphoribosyltransferase — MSKEQFYRLFRNEMSFEEAQAFLIGLYQKGEEAQDIEDATSVMREFLIPLHLHPALQDKIFDIVGTGGDKSGSFNISSTSAIILASMGIYVAKHGNRSITSQSGSADVLEALGINLSLSLEAQAKMLEECHFAYLFAANHHPAMKHIMPIRKSIPHRTIFNMLGPLVNPAGSKRQVIGVFSVDFIPKIAQALSRLDTHASCVVSSLDGLDEASVSAPTRYAKIHHDQIEYGEIDPQALGIPPHAFEEIKGGKVPQNAAITMGILRNEIKGAKRDIILLNSGIAFWTNGNARDVKEGMEMADEALSSLKALHKLQEIQKVSSSL, encoded by the coding sequence ATGTCCAAAGAGCAGTTTTATCGGCTATTTCGCAATGAAATGAGTTTTGAGGAGGCACAAGCCTTCTTGATTGGCCTTTATCAAAAAGGCGAGGAGGCACAAGACATTGAGGATGCCACGAGCGTGATGCGAGAGTTTCTCATCCCTCTCCATCTTCATCCAGCACTCCAAGATAAGATTTTTGATATCGTGGGCACAGGAGGAGATAAGAGTGGAAGCTTTAACATCTCCTCCACCTCCGCCATCATTCTTGCCTCCATGGGAATCTATGTCGCCAAACATGGGAATCGAAGCATCACCAGCCAATCAGGAAGCGCTGATGTCCTAGAGGCGCTAGGGATCAACCTTTCGCTCTCGCTAGAGGCTCAAGCCAAGATGCTAGAGGAGTGCCACTTCGCCTACCTCTTTGCCGCCAACCACCACCCCGCCATGAAGCATATCATGCCCATTAGAAAGAGCATCCCCCACCGCACCATCTTCAATATGCTAGGACCCCTAGTCAATCCAGCCGGTTCAAAGCGTCAAGTCATTGGGGTTTTTAGCGTGGACTTCATTCCAAAAATCGCCCAAGCCCTCAGCCGTCTTGACACCCACGCCTCTTGCGTGGTGAGCTCTCTGGATGGATTGGATGAGGCAAGCGTGAGTGCGCCCACACGCTACGCCAAGATTCACCATGATCAGATCGAATATGGAGAGATCGACCCCCAAGCCCTAGGAATCCCTCCCCATGCCTTTGAGGAGATCAAAGGGGGCAAAGTCCCCCAGAACGCTGCCATCACGATGGGAATCTTGCGCAACGAGATCAAAGGGGCTAAGCGCGATATCATCCTGCTCAATAGTGGAATCGCCTTCTGGACGAATGGCAACGCGCGTGACGTCAAAGAGGGAATGGAGATGGCCGATGAGGCGCTCTCTAGCCTCAAGGCACTTCATAAGCTTCAAGAGATTCAAAAGGTCTCCTCCTCTCTATGA
- the tsaE gene encoding tRNA (adenosine(37)-N6)-threonylcarbamoyltransferase complex ATPase subunit type 1 TsaE codes for MTQEIRAKASELERVVKRVEELRGEGISHFLLRGDLASGKTTLVQAYVRSCGIQEPVTSPTFSLMHRYGSFIHHYDLYNKSLEELLALSLLDELQEAGIHFIEWGEEPLERLLERLGFPLAIIEITPFEGGRNYRITHA; via the coding sequence ATGACCCAAGAGATTAGAGCTAAGGCCAGTGAGCTTGAGAGGGTGGTCAAAAGAGTGGAGGAGCTAAGAGGGGAGGGAATCTCCCACTTTCTTCTACGGGGCGATCTAGCCAGTGGCAAAACCACTCTCGTGCAAGCCTATGTGCGCTCCTGTGGAATCCAAGAGCCTGTCACCTCTCCCACCTTCTCCCTCATGCACCGTTATGGCTCCTTCATACACCACTACGACCTCTACAACAAGAGCCTTGAAGAGCTTTTGGCACTAAGTTTGCTTGATGAGCTTCAAGAGGCAGGAATCCACTTCATCGAGTGGGGCGAAGAGCCGCTAGAGAGGCTTTTGGAGAGACTAGGATTCCCTTTGGCCATTATTGAGATCACCCCTTTTGAGGGAGGAAGAAATTACAGGATCACCCATGCATAA